Below is a genomic region from Alosa alosa isolate M-15738 ecotype Scorff River chromosome 24, AALO_Geno_1.1, whole genome shotgun sequence.
CCCAAATGAACCAACAATTGTGCaaacaacttcaaccacaaatgaaccaacaactacaactgtgGTAACAACAAGGCAACTGACAATAACAACCCAAATGAACCAACGACTACAACAGAGACAACAACAATTGATCCAACAACCACcacaattgaaccaacaacaaccacaaatgagcaaacaacttcaaccacaaatgaaccaacaactacaactgaggtaacaaccacaactgagcCAACAActacaaccacaaatgaaccaacaactacaacagaggcaacaacaacaacaattgaaccaacaacaaccccaATTGTGCaaacaacttcaaccacaaatgaaccaacaactacaactgaggtaacaacaaccacaactcaACCAAcaagttcaaccacaaatgaaccaacgacTACAACagaagcaacaacaacaactgaaccaacaaccacaactgaaccaacaacaaccacaaatgaaccaacaacaaccacaattttgccaacaacttcaaccacaaatgaaccaacaactacaactgtggtaacaacaaccacaactgagccaataacttcaaccacaaatgaaccaacgactacaacagaggcaaccacaacaacaattgatccaacaaccaccacaattgaaccaacaacaaccacaaatgtgcaaacaacttcaaccacaaatgaaccaacaactacaactgaggTAACAACCACAACTCAGccaacaacttcaaccacaaatgaaccaacaactacaacagaagagacaacaacaacaacaattgaaccaacaaccacaactgaacCAAAagcaaccacaaatgaaccaacaaagCTACAATTgtgccaacaacaaccacaaatcaACCAACAAGTTcaaccacaaaaacaaccacaactTCAacaacaaatgaaccaacaacaacaactgaaccaacaacaacaactgaaccaacaacaaccacaaatgaaccaacaacaaccacaattttgccaacaacttcaaccacaaatgaaccaacaactacaactgtggtaacaacaaccacaactgagccaataacttcaaccacaaatgaaccaacgactacaacagaggcaaccacaacaacaattgatccaacaaccaccacaattgaaccaacaacaaccacaaatgtgcaaacaacttcaaccacaaatgaaccaacaactacaactgaggtaacaaccacaactgagcCAACAActacaaccacaaatgaaccaacaactacaacagaagaaacaacaacaacaattgaaccaacaacaaccccaACTGAACCAAAAACAACCATATATGAACCAACAACAGCCACAATTGAGccaacaacttcaaccacaaatgaaccaacaagttcaaccacaaatgaaccaacaactcaaccaaaatgaaccaacaacaacaactgaaccaacaaccacaactgaaccaacaacaaccacaaatgaaccaacaacaaccacaattttgccaacaacttcaaccacaaatgaaccaacaactacaactgtggtaacaacaaccacaactgagccaataacttcaaccacaaatgaaccaacgactacaacagaggcaaccacaacaacaattgatccaacaaccaccacaattgaaccaacaacaaccacaaatgtgcaaacaacttcaaccacaaatgaaccaacaactacaactgaggtaacaaccacaactgagcCAACAActacaaccacaaatgaaccaacaactacaacagaggcaacaacaacaacaattgaaccaacaacaaccccaATTGTGCaaacaacttcaaccacaaatgaaccaacaactacaactgaggtaacaacaaccacaactcaGCCAAcaagttcaaccacaaatgaaccaacgacTACAACagaagaaacaacaacaacaactgaaccaacaaccacaactgaacCAAAAACAACCACATATGAACCAACAACAGCCACAATTGTGccaacaacttcaaccacaaatcaaccaacaactacaactgtgGTAAAACAACccaacaacttcaaccacaaatgaaccaacgacTACAACagaagcaacaacaacaactgaaccaacaacaaccacaaatgaaccaacaacaaccacaattttgccaacaacttcaaccacaaatgaaccaacaactacaactgtggtaacaacaaccacaactgagccaataacttcaaccacaaatgaaccaacgactacaacagaggcaaccacaacaacaattgatccaacaaccaccacaattgaaccaacaacaaccacaaatgtgcaaacaacttcaaccacaaatgaacaaacaactacaactgaggtaacaacaaccacaactcaGCCAAcaagttcaaccacaaatgaaccaacaactacaacagaagaaacaacaacaacaacagaaccaacaaccacaactgaacCAAAAACAACCACATATGAACCAACAACAGCCACAATTGTGccaacaacttcaaccacaaatgaaccagcaactacaactgaggtaacaaccacaactgagcCAACAActacaaccacaaatgaaccaacaactacaacagaggcaacaacaacaacaattgaaccaacaacaaccccaATTGTGCaaacaacttcaaccacaaatgaaccaacaactacaactgaggtaacaacaaccacaactcaGCCAAcaagttcaaccacaaatgaaccaacgacTACAACagaagaaacaacaacaacaacagaaccaacaaccacaactgaacCAAAAACAACCACATATGAACCAACAACAGCCACAATTGTGccaacaacttcaaccacaaatcaaccaacaactacaactgacGTAAAAACACCcacaacttcaaccacaaatgaaccaacgactacaacagaaacaacaacaacaacagaaccaacaaccacaactgaacCAAAAACAACCATATATGAACCAACAACAGCCACAATTGTGccaacaacttcaaccacaaatgaaccaacaactacaactgacGTAAAAACAACcacaacttcaaccacaaatgaaccaacgacTACAACagaagcaacaacaacaactgaaccaacaacaaccacaaatgaaccaacaacaaccacaatttttccaacaacttcaaccacaaatgaaccaacaaatACAACTGTggtaacaacaaccacaactgagccaataacttcaaccacaaatgaaccaacgactacaacagaggcaaccacaacaacaattgatccaacaaccaccacaattgaaccaacaacaaccacaaatgtgcaaacaacttcaaccacaaatgaaccaacaactacaactgaggtaacaaccacaactgagcCAACAActacaaccacaaatgaaccaacaactacaacagaggcaacaacaacaacaacaattgaaccaacaacaaccccaATTGTGCaaacaacttcaaccacaaatgaaccaacaactacaactgaggtaacaacaaccacaactcaGCCAAcaagttcaaccacaaatgaaccaacgacTACAACagaagaaacaacaacaacaactgaaccaacaaccacaactgaaccaacaacaaccacaaatgaaccaacaacaaccacaattttgccaacaacttcaaccacaaatgaaccaacaactacaactggtaacaacaaccacaaatgaaccaacgacTACAACagaagcaacaacaacaactgaaccaacaaccacaactgaaccaacaacaaccacaaatcaaccaacaacttcaaccacaaatgaaccaacaactacaactgtggtaacaacaaccacaactgagccaataacttcaaccacaaatgaaccaacaactacaacagaggcaacaacaacaacaattgatccaacaaccaccacaattgaaccaacaacaaccacaaatgtgcaaacaacttcaaccacaaatgaaccaacaactacaactgaggtaacaacaaccacaactcaGCCAAcaagttcaaccacaaatgaaccaacgacTACAACagaagaaacaacaacaacaacagaaccaacaaccacaactgaacCAAAAACAACCACATATGAACCAACAACAGCCACAATTGTGccaacaacttcaaccacaaatgaaccaacaactacaactgacGTAAAAACAACcacaacttcaaccacaaatgaaccaacgacTACAACagaagcaacaacaacaactgaaccaacaacaaccacaaatgaaccaacaacaaccacaattttgccaacaacttcaaccacaaatgaaccaacaactacaactgtggtaacaacaaccacaactgagccaataacttcaaccacaaatgaaccaacgactacaacagaggcaaccacaacaacaattgatccaacaaccaccacaattgaaccaacaacaaccacaaatgtgcaaacaacttcaaccacaaatgaaccaacaactacaactgaggtaacaacaaccacaactgagccaacaagttcaaccacaaatgaaccaacgacTACAACagaagaaacaacaacaacagaaccaacaaccacaactgaacCAAAAACAACCATATATGAACCAACAACAGCCACAATTGTGccaacaacttcaaccacaaatgaaccaacaactacaactgacGTAAAAACAACcacaacttcaaccacaaatgaaccaacgacTACAACagaagcaacaacaacaactgaaccaacaacaaccacaattgaacaAACAACAACCACGATTGTGgcaacaacttcaaccacaaatgaaccaacaactacaactgaggtaacaacaaccacaaatgagCCAACAACTTTAACCGCAAATGAACCAACGACTACAACAGaagcaacaacaaccacaactgaaccaacaacaaccacaattgtgtcaacaacttcaaccacaaatgaaccaacaactacaactaaggcaacaacaaccacaattgagacAACTTCCACCACAAATGAACCCACAACCACaattgaggcaacaacaaccacaactgagaCAACatcttcaaccacaaatgaaccaacaactacaactgaggcaacaacaaccacaattgaggcaacaacttcaaccacaaatgaaccaacaactacaactgaggtaacaacaaccacaactgagccaacaacaaccacaattgtgccaactacttcaaccacaaatgaaccaacgactacaacagaggcaacaacaattgaaccaacaacaaccacaactgaggCAACCACAAATGTactaacaacaaccacaatggaggcaacaacttcaaccacaaatgaaccaacaactacaactaaggcaacaacaaccacaattgaggcaacaacttcaaccacaaatgagccaacaactacaactgaagtaacaacaaccacaactgagccaacaacaaccacaattgtgccaactacttcaaccacaaatgaaccaacgactacaacagaggcaacaacaattgaaccaacaacaaccacaactgaggCAACCACAAATGTactaacaacaaccacaatggaggcaacaacttcaaccacaaatgaaccaacaactacaactaaGGCAACAACAATCCCAATTAAGGCAACAACTTCCACCACAAATGAACCCACAACCACaattgaggcaacaacaaccacaactgagaCAACatcttcaaccacaaatgaaccaacaactacaactgaggcaacaacaaccacaatggaggcaacaacttcaaccacaaatgagccaacaactacaactgaagtaacaacaaccacaactgagccaacaacaaccacaattgtgccaactacttcaaccacaaatgaaccaacgactacaacagaggcaacaacaacaacaattgaacaaacaacaaccacaactgagccaacaacaaccacaattgtgccaactacttcaaccacaaatgaaccaacgactacaacagaggcaacaacaacaacaattgaaccaacaacaaccacaactgagccaacaacaaccacaattgagccaacatcttcaaccacaaatgaaccaacaaccacaattgaggaaacaacaaccacaattcaACCACCAAAAAACATAATTGGGCCaactacttcaaccacaaatgaaccaacgacTACAACCTGAagtaacaacaaccacaactgagccaacaacaaccacaatggaggcaacaacttcaaccacaaatgaactaACGACTACAACAGAGGCAACaacaattgaaccaacaacaaccacaattgaggcaacaacttcaaccacaaatgagcCAATATCTTCAACCACAGATGAACCAACAACTATAACcgaggcaacaacaaccacaattgagacaacaaccacaattgaggcaacaacaactacatttgaaccaacaacaaccacaattgcgccaactacttcaaccacaaatgaaccaacaactacaactgaggcaacaacaacaattgaatctacaaaaaccacaattgaaccaacaacaaccagaATTGAACAAACAGAATCCAGAaatgaggcaacaacaaccagaaatgaaccaacaactacaactgtggcaacaacaacaacttcatCCACAATTGAGGCAACTTCAACAACAAATAAAGCAACGACAACCACAATCGAGTCAACAACAACCACATcagaaccaacaacaaccacatttgaggcaacaacaaccacaattggggcaacaacttcaaccacaattgAACCAACAATGTCCACCACTAatgcaccaacaacaaccacagttGAGGCCATAATTGAGGCAACAAATAAAGCCACAATTGATgcaacaacttcaaccacaattgAAGCAAGTTCTTCAACAATAAATGAAGCaataacaaccacaattgaggcaacaacaactacaaccaCAGCTATTCTAGCCCCAACCACAAGAACGACAATTACCTCAGCACCTGCCACATCAACCAGAACTTCGTCAGCCCGTACTACAACAATCAGAACTACCCCAGCACCTACCACAAGCACTACAACTACTCCAGCCCCTACTACAACTACAACAATTCCCACCACAACAACCACCACGACTACAACTAGACCACCATCTCGTCCAGCTCCTACATTTGAGATTCGGGTTGTCCTTTTCATAGTATTTGAGTCAGTGCTTACCGACCCACAGAGTCCAGAGTTCCAGCAACAAGCAGTTGTGGTAGAAAATGCAGTAAGTACTCTTTTGTACTACATGACAAATTCAAGTTATTGGTCTGCAGCCATTGGCTAAGAAATGACAGAGTACACATTTACATACTGTAGATTGTGTATTAGTAAACATGCAATTCATATCTGTGTGGGTCTTCAAAAAAAGGTTACATTTCAGGATGAATCTGGAAGAGTATTTTCTATTTGGTAAATCAGCCATTATAATAACACTCTGCCACTCCAGGGTTAAGctctcctatttttttttaaaagggaaTGGATTGGAGATGGAACTCTTATTGGTTTACTGTatgttatgcccaaaacacCTCATTGATTGACTATTAGACTCAGTGCAACCCTTTTGAATCATGCATCAGACACTTGTACTTGCACCAAATGCACCACTGTGTGCTAACGAGGGGACCTCTATTTGAAAGCCAGGCCATGCACCTGGAAACCACAataacacaatgaaaataaattaaacaatattgaaATTCATAATTAGATACTGACCATATTATGATGGTGcaaataattaaaaacaaaacaaatgaaaaaataattctgtctgtgtttctgtgcagtGTGATTTCATCTATCGGCGACGCTTTGGATTTCTGTTTGTGCGGACCATTGTGAGAGCATTCAGGTAAATCTCCCTAATATATTGTATCACAGTGAAAAAGCAAGATATATTTTGAGACTAAGACAAATGCTTTGGCAATGTTACAGGCTGGCTACTAGATACCGAGCGGACACCATTGAATCAGAAGTTGAGACAGATATTGACGTTGTGTTCAACGAGACTTCAATTGAGCCCCTACCTACAAGCTCTGTTGTTATTGAAGCCCTGGCTATCGCCATAAATGACTTAAATTCAGGCTTCAATATTTCTGTGGTGCCTGGATCCATCTTTGTGAGAAGTAAGAAAATGTTTGTTTCAGAAACTAGTAATAGTGATCAAACGTGAATTAACATAAGAATAATGAATAAGTCACATATTTAGTGCAGTAAACAGTACTATCTCTtcacaaatgtttgtgtgtgtgtgtgtttcctaggTGAACCCAAATCAGCAGCCATTGTCCAGTTCTGTACCAATGACACATTTATTGCTGACCTTTTGAATTCTTCTTCGGTTGCCTTCAGTAAAAGATCCTCACTGATCAAAACAgaggtacagtagcctatatttcatGTGTTATAGCTGCTGACTGCTTTGATCAAACAATTGATTGTGGACTTTTCTCCATTTCTTTCAATCTATGTAGCTAGAGCCATTTTTCTTTGAAGACTATCAGCCAGATTTCATCAGCCTCACACCAACAAGCTTCAGGTGACTGCCACCTGCAAACTGTAACAAGTAtagataattgtgtgtgtgtttatgtgtgtatgtgtgtatgcttttgagagagtgagtgtgtgtgtgtgatgggataATGTTAATAGCTGCTCAGGTTACACATGTATTCTAATCTTGCTTCTTGCTATGCTACTGCATTTCCCCTTCACCAGCAAAGGATCAATTATTCATGAGACGAACATGACCATAACCTCTGATGCAACGTTCCCCAATGATACACAGATTATAGCCACCCTGACTAGAGCTGCCTTGAGTGGAAACTTGTCATTTACCATCATCTTCATTGACAGCACAGGTAAACTGATTTGTTTAATATACTTAGTGAGCTCACAATATATTGTATAAATAATGCATTGCACATTGTGTACTCCATTCTCTGTATTGTAAGTCAGCGTAGCATCAAAATAAGTTTGAAAATAGTATCTTAGGGTAAAAAAACACCTGTGTTGCTTTGTTTGCATAAACGGCTAATATGGAATTGCATTTCAACTTGCTTCTATCTTGAGTCTGTTCTAACTTCCTCTTTTTATGTATTCCCCAattcccatgcacacacacacacacacacacacacacacacacacacacacagccatgtcaGCAGGTGAAGTCAGCAGCAGTGTTAACCTCCTGAGTGCCTGTGGACTTACCATCATATCGCTCCTTGTGGCTCAGCCCTGGTAGACCCAGAAATCTCTCACATTTGACCTCGCCCAAGTGGAGTATCAACATAAAGAGAGAATGTTTTGTGGATCTAATTCCACCTCCAAAAGAGATACAATGAATTATGAGTATTGTCTCTGTGAAGAGGACACACATTATATATGTAAAGGATAAcgtccgccgaggtgtcctgttatccggatttaatggacgagggcaagaggcaaagaactccccgacgcgcagtGGAGGGGGGTTGCCTCCACCCAAGTccattaaaggaaccgtatgtaagattgtggccaaaactggtactgcaatcactttcaaattactgtaaagCGGtgcatcccctccccctcccccctgactggcagagctagcaatccggatgccgaaacactgctgacttcgtgattagtagataggtggagggtggcacatcaggccaaaacacaacatgacaacatcaacatcagttgagggctgcaacttcactttttaaataacaatatcctggccggactactgttgtcagtgatataagtatttgaaatgaacatgatttcttaatgtctagtgacatatcagggccattttatgattaattgaaatacatttcttacatacagttcctttaattccatgtaACAGGACACCTAGAAGGACGTTATCCCACTTAttacccggttgccactgtaggcaatagtcatgcctttatagcatgcaaaggaaacacgcggttccgtttaaaaagaagccgacttgttcagtttgttttaCAACTTTCTTttgccctataacagcgatagcatggacggttaacttgtttacagttgattctaTTGTTCtgaagcctgcttccaggctcaaccaTCGTCCTActgttaccattcataagcattgatatgtgTTGGATTCACGATCgttttgcgttgtgttttagttctgatgtctgtattgaatatggtcaataaagcttgacggctggATCAGGATCGGTGATCAAAAGAATTttttgtagatggtacaacactcactaaccgagcacaggctaagtctcaaacagtaaaactgcacagagtctAACAGGTGTGGTAGTTAGTAGAAGCGGACCGCTGCTGAatggtgattaaactttttttttttttttaccagatctacttcataggtgtcctgttattcagaattaatagccaccccatcagccaatcagaaaagattattttttctcTTTGGGTGATAAGCTATCTTAAATGATGGAGACCTCTGCTGTACAATGATTGACAGACTGAATGTTTTTTCCTTGTCTTGaaaaagctagctagctaaataGCAAATATTTAACATTGCCTAAGTGGGGGATCCTGAAAGGTGTCCCACTGACTTTTCTTGCAATAACCACCCAGTAAGCATGTGCACTAAAGCTGTCATTTGTTATGAGGAAAGAATAAAGAATCAACAGGCTTGTACATGCACAAGTGTTAATCAGTAATCATTATGTGTAATCATGTAAAATCAGAATTCACTCTGAGCATTTCTGTATTATGCAATATTATGGTTCAACAACTCTATAAATatgtaataaattattatttaagcTTGAAAATGTATTTCTTCAATGTCTCATTTAGAATTGTGTGTTCCTATGGGCTATTTGCTCAGTTTCTGTTTGTGATTCCTGATGCAATATCAAAGATATTAGATATTCATTAGTACAGCCGTTTAgtacaggggttcccaaacttttccatgacaaggccccccaaataccactaggttctggccaaggacccccaaataccactaggttctggccaaggacccccttgatgtgttattaaatataataatagacaatactacggcaaatgtaaaaatacattaagctaatcctaataattattttagccacaagcacttcgcgatggagcatacagtgtgtaaaaattgcatttagatagatagatagatagatagatagatagatagatagatagatactttatttatccccaggggaaattcaaggtctctgaagcatacagacatcccacacacattcactaacagcagaaaacagtaattaaaagtatataatataaaaaaaaacacaactaagcaatgaggacagtagaagataaagaatatactaaatatactaaaatacaaattatattaaataacacttaatctaaatcaattctaaaaacagtatccactgGCTCTTGCAATGactgattctctgtgcatagtaaggtaaggtaaggtgctctgtgtgagtgagtgtcatggtgatggtgcagatgataagtccaacagtgcaacagtgcaacagtgcaagaataaagtctagagaccagcataaaataaatatggacatatcagcgagtaggcaaggtaatataaaaaaaactatagacaaaactatatctatatatatctagaaaaggtataagtgtggccacaattcggctgtggcatggagggaggggttatgcatatgtgttaatatagcacgcaaacagtgaggcagtaagacagtggtaaaagtggctagtggacagacagtatccaaacatggagggggtaaagaggcagacagactatgcggagaagtctatctctcctcttcccttatgTGAAGCGTTaaacatttggggctttctgctatatgagcgttatcactctactattattcccagtcattatcatggaaaatataatgttcagatatgtgacaaattattattattatgggattgtataacaaccctcatagtaaaatatttaacatttttttacatcaaatgtatttatttgttgcttttatttttcctttcaacttgctgaggcccccctggcaccccctcacagcccccactttgaaaaccactggtttAGTAAACCAAAAGGAGGCTATGGGGTACACTGACTATATCATTAATGAGTTTTTGCCACCCACTGGCGGATACATAAAACACAACAATCCTAAGGTTTGTAAGCTCTAAGCCATGTTGTTGCTAATGCAAACAACAGTCTAGCTAAAAACTCCTCTGATTAACCTGTTAATAAAACCCAGGGGGGAATTATCCTTTGTGAAATAATCGGTTATTTATGAActgtccagtaggtggcactccaACACTATATTTGATGTTCAATGTTAAATATGTATAAAACAAGACCCCAACATAGTTGGTAacattatttattatgtattactGTAAGTTAAAACAGACATGGAATGGAGACTTACCAGACTG
It encodes:
- the LOC125289720 gene encoding cell wall protein DAN4-like, translating into MSTTNAPTTTTVEAIIEATNKATIDATTSTTIEASSSTINEAITTTIEATTTTTTAILAPTTRTTITSAPATSTRTSSARTTTIRTTPAPTTSTTTTPAPTTTTTIPTTTTTTTTTRPPSRPAPTFEIRVVLFIVFESVLTDPQSPEFQQQAVVVENACDFIYRRRFGFLFVRTIVRAFRLATRYRADTIESEVETDIDVVFNETSIEPLPTSSVVIEALAIAINDLNSGFNISVVPGSIFVRSEPKSAAIVQFCTNDTFIADLLNSSSVAFSKRSSLIKTELEPFFFEDYQPDFISLTPTSFSKGSIIHETNMTITSDATFPNDTQIIATLTRAALSGNLSFTIIFIDSTAMSAGEVSSSVNLLSACGLTIISLLVAQPW